CAGtaccataaaataatacaagagtattaaatataagaatattgtcTTTATGTACCTAAATgacatcatattattttacaaagacAAATCACTTTTTCTGAGTCAAAAGTCTCACtcgcaattttatttcattcattatttgATGGAAAAtgtgatattatataacattctaATAATCCCTGTCCTGTTTATCTTTAACATATGATTCGtgcttattgtttttttttattttagatatagatCGAAATGGATAGGGTGGATTTATATCCATAACTGTGGTTTAACCGTTGAGTCGGCTATTGGGACATGAAACCCGAAAAAGTTTGTGCTTGTTGGTTACATGGTACAACGAGGGTGGATATTAAAtgcttaatatatatgatatttgtattttgcattaaatttaTAGACGTTCGAGACTCGGAAAGGTTATGTGGCTATTGAGTAAAACCACACAAAACTTAATATGATGAATGAATGTAAGTACCTAATATGATGTTTGATTGCACGTTTTCGAAATCTACCCTCATAAACCAGGTTTTTGTATTTGTGGAACGAATCAATATCTTAATCGAgcgattatatttatacttattatattaattatatacaactataccaaaataaatgtttaatgcaACCGACATTATTTATAACTCTTAGgacatatattgtattttcagttttttatcctgttgtttaatatttttaatcatccgCTGTACCTAAAATATGGATAAATAATCCTATTATAAAACTGAATTGCAATTTTTTGATAATTCTTACGATGATACTTTATaatatcgtttaattttaattcattacttAAGCATAACTCAcctttttgctattttttaactCAGTTCATAAAACTCGAATAGCCCGTTtacgatttataattttatagtgacTGCCATATATGACTGCGATTAAatctaatcattttattttctttaaccgCGCTAATGCAATAATTAACCTATTTTATACACAAACACTgataatgtaacaataataaataccttaaggacacaaaactaaaaaaaaataaactaaatcatATCTTTTTACAGGCTATACTTtcacgttattttaatataatcaaggAAGTAGTTTTATATACTCCTTCTATAACACATTTAAAATGCCCggtaaaaacatacaaaaatgattcatattaaataaacatgtcAAATTTGATTATAACGATTAGTTTCTATGACTAGCACTCGGTTTTTTACTTTGGTCAcaaaaatatggaatttttatagCTCAATTTAACCTATGAGCATCATCTTCTTTCATTCTGCAATTAGttagtttttatacaatattcaaaatttattcacaaattattttaagttatatttaaaaaaacacagaaTTGATCTAAAGGGTGGCTGTCTGGTTTAATACCTTTAccctattaaataataaagaatgacTCAAAATGTCAGTGTCATGATTTTCAGAAGTCAATAGTATTTCGTAAATGATAAACAGACAAAGTACCTTTAAATACacagtaaataataaagtttgatTCAAAACATGAAGGAGACAAAAATGTGTACTCATTTATCGGGTGGCCGATTGAACGTCGCAATACTACAAGAAACGATGAGAAAAGAGTTATTAAATCTCTTACAAATATGCGAaggaaaaaaagtaaattaattaaaagtataattatgaaattaaattaaataattaaaaaaaaatttcatcgATAACGATTTCAGGTAATCATTTGGGATGAGTGGCTTGCTGGACCAGTTGGTCTCGTAGCTCAATATTCAGTGTTGAAGGAACACGAAGTAGCTGATATGTTTCCTCTCAGACCAGGCAGTCTGCCTACTATATCTGTCAATCACATCATATTTATTGCTCGGCCAAAGCTTGTACTAATGGATCTTGTTGCAGATTACATTCTTTCTTTAAGGTTTGTAatctatttagtaaaaaatgaaatataaacactgtATCTTGGTGACTTTATATGGAGCGAGAAGTGGCTTAACGACCACATTCAGTCGTTGTATCTGGCTTAACATGTATAGCTGTTTTCATTATGAACACACATTTATAGTTCAACTCCAGtagaaaattaagtaaaaaaagatGATTGCCTGAGGATCCAGGAAGCGAAACCCTATGTTGGTGaacaaaataagtacatatgaaagatatattattaccaacattttaaattaaataatagttttttttatctcatttgtacaaaaaataactcttcaccacattttacaaataaaacatgagCAATACACCAATTATTAGCTATGTAAATTTCTCCTACAACATTCAGGTTTTCtaacaatgtttttcttcaccatgATATACCAgacaattgtaaacaaaaatatcttcaGCAAGCTTAGAATCCACAACATCCAGTTAAAATTCACTTTTACTATGGCATAATGTAATGATATTTGTGTTACATAGGTCAAAGCAAAGTTCACGAGTTGAATTTCATCTCTTCTTTGTACCACGAAAGAGTGAACTATGTGAAAAACATCTGAAGAACAGAAGTGTATTAGCCAATCTTTCACTCCAGGAATTCAAGTGTGATATATTCCCCTTTGACAGTGATGTTATGTCTCTAGAACTCCAAAATGACTTCAGGTAAGGTAATCATaataatctgtttattttatagtatatatttgtagtaatattataaatgcgaaattaactcatTTTGTCAGTCTGTATGATGCTATTTCATGGCCAAACCACCAAAcagaatttgattaaattagttAGGAAGCAAGCTTGATCTTGCCTAACACCTGGCAACCAACCCTAAACGCCATCAAAGCCACATTCAACAACTAATAGTAGTATAAACTATGTTGtacaactaaaataaatatatttatagaaataatgtctaaaatattctaattgtCATATTGAAaccatttatattgttatatttacttaaatattttgattatagaGAAAATTATTTGGAAGGAGATCCCACATGCTTGTACAATGCAGCACAAGCAATCCGCACTATACAGCATTTGTATGGTATAATTCCTAGAGTTTATGGAAAAGGGCAGGCTGCTAAACAAGtatggacttttttttttagatacattcaataaatattttagctaAGTTCAAATGTTTTAGCTAAGAGACCATTTGATGGTGACTAGTTCGTTGCCTACAACCTGAGCACTGAAGTAATTCTCTCTGTCACTAACCACCCATGGTCAGTGGCAAGAGTGGAtgagataataaaattgtaggaACATAGTTGGGActaaagatgttatgttcctacaattttattatctcaTCCAAACTTCAAGCTTTTTTGTAaattaccatttttaaatactgtcTGAAAACTCTACCATAgagtattataattactattttttatgtcataaaaattataggccttttttataaaagagaAGAAAGttaaagtggtcaccactgcctattgACATAgccactgtaaaaaatattaactatttcttaatttttaaaactaactactaattgtacaaaaattgtattttgtctattattttatagGTGTGGGACCTCCTTTGTCGCCTGAACAAAGAAGAGCAAGGCTCTAGTCCGCGTGGCGTCTCCACTGCATGTATCGACCAGCTCCTGCTCTTAGACCGTGCTATAGACTTCACTAGCATTATGTCTACTCAACTCAACTATGAGGGATTAATTGGTAAGAACGTTTGTTACTAAATCACGCCAACACGGCTGTACCGAAAATTTGCCACAGAGatattatagtctggaatatcacataggttacttttcgTCCCGGAAAAATGTATCTAACACCTGGAACACATACCCCTTCATATACCTAGTTGAAGCCACTGCTGTTaactagtatattaaaaaaataataaactttcttatttaatgacgattttatttaatctatttttatttaaaccttttttgcCACTTAATGTAGATGAACTATACGGTATAAAGAGCACAACAGCAACATTCCCCGGTCACAAGTTCGTGAGCCCGGACGACGCGAGTCCCGAAGTGACCGCGCGCGAAAGGAAACGCATAATACTTAACTCCGGTGAGGAACTGTTCACAGAACTAAGGGACTGTAACTTTACCGTGGTAAGTGTCTGCCTGTCCTTTACGTCCCTTGATTTTTCTGATAGAATTTAAGAATGAGAGAACTTTCTGATTGCCAAACAGgacaaaattaaagaaaaatgagTATGTGGCGAAAAAGCCTCAGTTCCCTTTACCTTGGTAAAATACGCATaatcaataaacaattattttacaaacaataacAGATAACAAATGAGCATTTTACATTGAATTATGAGCTACTAGTAAATAGACATAATAATTGTCTatgagatttaattaatattcaaaatatttatctatatatctgACAGTATTCTAGAGAACTATGTATGAGTAGAATACACGCATagttcagatattttaccgtcaaacaacaatacgTAGTACTGtcgcgttccggtttgaaaggtaaaTGAGCCAGTAAATAcgggcataagggacataacatcttagttcccaaggttggtggtgaagTAAGAAATCctatgggcggtgaccacttaccatcagatagcatCCCATTTTCCCGTCCGCCtacattaatcataaaaaataaaattaataacttcaaTAGCGTTGCAAACATTACTTATAAGTTCGTTCCATAAGGTTCCAtcctattaatttaatattttaattttctcttaTCGTAGGTTGGAGCTGCATTATCAAAGAAAGCTCGCGTTATCAAGACACAATTGGACGAGAGACACAACGATAAATCTGTAcaggaaataaaacaattcgtGTCGCGCTTACCACAAATGTTGGCCAATAAGCAATCATTGGCCGTGCACACCGCGATTGCAGAATACATTAAAGAGGTACATGTTCTAGAATGTTCAGTTTATAGTGATaggtttttgtttgtttatattatgtaaaatatttttgaaaaaaatcgatttatcTAGTATAATACTCAAGTGATAATAAATGTCATCCTCCCAAAACaagctattatattattttaactgaaatttTCGAAAGGAAAACAGACATTTTGTGTGAATCAAGACTTCATCTAACCCCATGTCATTTACGTTACAGAAAAACAACTTTATTTGTTATCTGTTCTTTGACAAATGTCACCAGCCAGCTACTGACGAGTTCggttttcttattttatggGCTTTATTGATTACTTCAACTGTCGAATCACCTTATTGCTAATGACATAAGAGCATATCCCTCTCCATAACTTTTTAGATGACCTTGAACCAATGAGCCAGGCTTTGACTTTATACTTTTCTTTAAGCATTATTTCATCAgcctttgtataatttaataatattattttacagactACAGATTCATTTGAATTTCACGATACAATACAATGTGAAGAGGATTTTTTAAACTGCATTGATAATGAAAAAGTATGCCCGTTTATAGAAGACCTCATTGCTCAAAAGGCACCCCTAACTAaggtaaaacaatattatttatattaataaaggaattttagaTGGCTTAAAAACATATCGTACAAAAAGTTTGATCGTCTACACCAAATATTATTAGGACCGTGTTACACGATAATGTTCTCTGTAGTGTCAGAAAAACAATcgcttgtatttaataaaataaataataaagtacttaCGGTTTAGATTatcttgtataaattatttttttagtgaaaTCGTTCaaagaacaaaacaataattcgaacgttttttatataaacatagttCTTATACACAATTATTggtcatttataaaaatcatgtaaaaatattttttataaatagcaataaaaatatcaaatttatcgTTATGGTAAGAAAGTACACAATGATAATAGTtatcaagtttatttatttttaatttaaatagtgcaataactaaatattttactcCACTCATagcctttttttaaatgaacgaTAAGAAATGCATACGAAAACAAGTAAAAGTAAGCATTTCTCGAGCACGACTcgtttttcaaattcattttggCCATAATGTGTGATAAActaatgcaaaaaataatttctatgtcGCTGCTAACAGTACTTAGTTACAAACTTCGTTTAACGTCATACGGTGCTCCATCACAAAAGGTCCAATTTTAAGTGCAAATGAAACGAATAGTAcatcctaataaaataaaaattaaatagatgtttcatttttatgatttcattttatgtgagtataatgaatatgtaaaatatattctaggTTCTTCGATTGATCTGTCTTCAGTGTGTAACTGGATCAGGTTTAAAACCAAAAGTATTAGAATATTACAAACGAGAACTCGTTCAAGTATATGGACTTAATACTTGGCTGACTCTCTGCAATCTAGAGAAGTGTGGTCTGCTGAAACCACAGACCGGGACCCGACAGTACGCTGTATTAAGAAAAGTAAGTTTACTTCttctaatatagaaaataaattttggagCGGATTGACTTCGCTACTGCAATTTAATGCGTAttatatgtggcagaattttatccgacacggacttcctcacgatgttcatATTCACCACACAACTCGATATAAATCATAAACACTAAGCACGTGCGAATAACAATAATGATGTTCTGGATTTAAACAGGAAATCAGAACAATCTATCAAACAATCAATCCAAATGCGTTTTAAGATCGCCAGAATATTGCTTGATCGCGCATTTTGTGCTTATGTTGGGCCTGCCGGTGATTTTCTTATTAcgtttaatactattttttaacttttaagttatattaGATGTTATTGATTGCATCGTTATaagactaataatttattacttacagACTTTACATCTCACTGTAGATGAATCGGATCTAGATGCAAAGGAGAAGAGTTATCTCTCGAGCAAATATATACCTTTGACAGTACGTCTCAGTGAGCACATTGCAAAGAATAAGGGATGGACaggtaatgattattatatgtttttgttatcaACTATCTTCACCCTTTACACCCTCGTACAACGTAACTGCTGTTAGTCGTAGTGTGATACCTATAACCATCCAAAAGAATCATGCTATAAAAtgctaaaagatatttttaaatcttatccGTACAGATGAGCGCGTTCATAGTTCAAacgcattataatttattcctaTTCACATACACAAAGTgctgtttaaatttacatacaatacaGCAACTTTgaaccaaaatataataatcttgttaagcatttttatatttaatatgcatattaatactaatatctGGTTTTATATACTGCGAGTAATTTTTGACTTTCTCAACTTACATCTGGCAGTTATTTTGTAGACCAAGCTTATAAGTCTGCAGATTAAGTTCCCAGGTTAGCCATAGAAAAGTTATTGACTTCTTCCATCAAAAAGTTCTCATTACCTAGACTGCTAtgtagctatttttaagttaggAAGTGTTTACACACCTGTGCATTCGAAACCGTCTCCGGTTTTTTCTGATGCCCTTCCCATCGGATCATGAGAATGACACACCTGTGCAGTTTGATATCCTCTTTCCAATTGAGTTGATCTTGTCACAAACCAACGGTAAAAATTCTGGCTGTATGACGTCATACACCTACAAAATAAGACtcgaaaacgataaaaaaacaataaatgtatattattttaaatgatgattacaatattgtaaataactggttactgattatattttatcagaGGTATAACAATTGGTATTACAAACATGCCCCAATTATTCCTTTGATGTTATGACTCATGTAACATGATCAAATAAATGATGACTTGTAATTTTATCCTCATTATGTAAATTTACTAATTAAGCTACTTAACGTTGTAgtgtaaatttttgtttttaggaATAGCAGATGTATTGGGCTCGCTTCCCGGTCCAATGCTAGATGAACTACAGAGTCTGCAACCTCGCATGATCCGGCGCAACTCCATATCTAGTGAAAATTCTTCGTCTATAGAAAACCCGAAAGTTATCCTAGTCTTCTTTATTGGCGGTTGCACATACCATGAGATATCCGCATTGAGGAGCATCAGCCAACAAGAAGACTCAAATGTTGAATTTGTAGTGCTcacaactaaattaattaatggcaacacttttattgaaactttaatGGAAGCTGAATAATCTGTGttcaattataacttttttatttaagaatatattataaaaagtaataaattattattttatagttgtttGTGTAACTACAactaagacaaaaataaatacatatatgaaaaagtatttcgcattttaattattaaaacataacttgacttattaaaatgataagattaatttaatttatctatgttataaagatagataaatagataaaaacaaaaccatTGTGAACCATGAGTttggtttattaaaatttcatattatttaacttgcatataatataaattttaatttgatcagtttaaataaacttacaaatatCTTGCATGCTTACTTgtctatatattacattattaaagcttcagcgtaataaaaataattttcacacACCAACGGTAATTGGACTTGACTTTTCTCATAAATATTCATTGCTTGTGTACTTTGTGATGTTCTTTGGTGGTGCTATATTGACACCGAATTTTTTCGCTAAATCTAATAATTTCTCATTTTCATAACCAACCTCTTTTTTGTAGTTTTTCAACATGAGTGGCATTACTGTATCCAATATAAACCTAAAATTCTTCTGAGCGTAGCTCGTGTCATTACCCACAGAACACATAAGGCGTGAATTAAATATAGCATATATACATTCATCGACAACATCCATCATATCctttgtaacaatttttaggccaatattttgtatagttaGAATTGACTGTGCAAACCAGATGGTACTACTTGATAAATCCACCCACGTTTCATTTATAACATACCTAACTAAGGACAGGCCCAGATTTTCCatttgtaatacaaatttattgacTCCCGCTTTTGTATGCATATTAACTGGGGTCCACTTGTCTTCTATTACCTTGGTCTTCATTGAATCCACAATTTTTTCCTTGTGTTCtctcattgtttttattatcgGCATTCTTAAACAGCTATTCATCTGAAATCTTAAATCTAAACCAAACTCACAAAAAAGATTACATTGCTCTCTCAAACTTTGTGCACACTCTAAGACTGATTCTAAAGCACACTGTGGTGTAAAcacttgtttaataatttgactCATTAGAATTCTAAGTTGCATACTAGCCCACACTATAAAagcacttaatttatttttagggaataatgaaataaattctgTTAAGGCATCACTCAGTGAACAGAAGAACACTTCTCCCACTTGTTTCACATAGCTATGGATAGAGCCCTCGAGCTGTACCGACTTAACGTGAGCTCTGACTGTGTGACTACATATGTCTAGAAACAGTTCACAAGCTTGACTAGTCATGTTAAACTTATTGAGTATTAAAACAGGGTGACGTGAAGAACGCAAACCCCCTCTTGGACTCCAATTATGAGTGACGTCTAGTTCTTTAAGTAAAATTTCAGTCAAAGCTTTCTGTTTCTGctcaatcttttttaaaatgtcatcCCTCTGTGGATGGTTTATAAATTCTTCTGTACTTAAAGTCTTTTGAGCAGACAACATCAAGTCATAAGTTTTTTGAAAATGTCTCTCCACAATTAAAACATCTAACTCCTCAGTAACATCAGCTAGCCAATCAGGAAGAGGCGCGACTTGTGGAGAGGGTATCTCTTCCACAGAAATACTAGGTGATTCTAAAGATTCGTGTTTAACCTTCTCTTGTGAAtcctttttcttttgttttgaattttctttttcaatatgCATTTTTTTCGCTATGTCAAATTGATCGAGCCAGTCTTTTTTTATTGCTAAACTGTTACATTGAAACACTCTAGTGTCAGGAAAAGCTAGAACTTTAAATGCTTGCCTCACAGTACCTAAATCACGCACATTGACTACAGCTAGTGTACTAATAGGGTAACAAGTTTGATATTTGTATCTCATTGGCCCACGTCGATTTGAAATCCAAGAGGTTAACATAAGGCAGTCATTGAACAAATAAACATGCATTCTTTGTAAAGCAGTGTTCTCTTCAGCATCAATCTCTAAGAGGTCACCCTCATGCAACAAATGTCTTTCTGGAACATCCAGTAAATTAATGCAACTTTCAACCTTTTCAGATATCAAAATTAGCTTATTCTTGCGTTCTTCTTCAGCTCGCTCGGCTTCTAAGTCATGATTATCGAGTGACTCTCGCGATAACGTATTTTCATTGCCTAAAATCGAAGCTTGAGATAATGTTGTAAGAACAATTCGTTGATCACTTAACAAATGCGAGAGTTTGTACATTTCAGTTTCTAAGTGGGATATTTCCGTAGCAGTCTCGATGAATTGCATATAGTTTTCGTAAACATTTTTCTTCAGGGCACTTGCGGTTTCTTCAGctaaatttttgattttctcCTTTTGCTGGGCTAGCTCCTCCCCTCCGACACATGACTTTGCCAACTCTTTTACGTATCTTTCGGGTACAAATTCTGGTACCGCGAACTTTTCCATGTTAACGTCTGACATGGTTtcgcatatatatttacaatatcgataaataatttataataaaaaaacactgtaTCTCACATCATTCGATAATCGAACGACAGGACGTATCAATCATCAAATCAACCCATCAAATGTCAAATTACGTTTCGTAACTGCAAATGTCTATTGTGTCAGTTGTCACAGAGCCTAATGTCACATAGCGTTTTATTTTACacgagttat
This is a stretch of genomic DNA from Vanessa atalanta chromosome 20, ilVanAtal1.2, whole genome shotgun sequence. It encodes these proteins:
- the LOC125071709 gene encoding vacuolar protein sorting-associated protein 33A; its protein translation is MKETKMCTHLSGGRLNVAILQETMRKELLNLLQICEGKKVIIWDEWLAGPVGLVAQYSVLKEHEVADMFPLRPGSLPTISVNHIIFIARPKLVLMDLVADYILSLRSKQSSRVEFHLFFVPRKSELCEKHLKNRSVLANLSLQEFKCDIFPFDSDVMSLELQNDFRENYLEGDPTCLYNAAQAIRTIQHLYGIIPRVYGKGQAAKQVWDLLCRLNKEEQGSSPRGVSTACIDQLLLLDRAIDFTSIMSTQLNYEGLIDELYGIKSTTATFPGHKFVSPDDASPEVTARERKRIILNSGEELFTELRDCNFTVVGAALSKKARVIKTQLDERHNDKSVQEIKQFVSRLPQMLANKQSLAVHTAIAEYIKETTDSFEFHDTIQCEEDFLNCIDNEKVCPFIEDLIAQKAPLTKVLRLICLQCVTGSGLKPKVLEYYKRELVQVYGLNTWLTLCNLEKCGLLKPQTGTRQYAVLRKTLHLTVDESDLDAKEKSYLSSKYIPLTVRLSEHIAKNKGWTGIADVLGSLPGPMLDELQSLQPRMIRRNSISSENSSSIENPKVILVFFIGGCTYHEISALRSISQQEDSNVEFVVLTTKLINGNTFIETLMEAE
- the LOC125071729 gene encoding exocyst complex component 8, producing the protein MSDVNMEKFAVPEFVPERYVKELAKSCVGGEELAQQKEKIKNLAEETASALKKNVYENYMQFIETATEISHLETEMYKLSHLLSDQRIVLTTLSQASILGNENTLSRESLDNHDLEAERAEEERKNKLILISEKVESCINLLDVPERHLLHEGDLLEIDAEENTALQRMHVYLFNDCLMLTSWISNRRGPMRYKYQTCYPISTLAVVNVRDLGTVRQAFKVLAFPDTRVFQCNSLAIKKDWLDQFDIAKKMHIEKENSKQKKKDSQEKVKHESLESPSISVEEIPSPQVAPLPDWLADVTEELDVLIVERHFQKTYDLMLSAQKTLSTEEFINHPQRDDILKKIEQKQKALTEILLKELDVTHNWSPRGGLRSSRHPVLILNKFNMTSQACELFLDICSHTVRAHVKSVQLEGSIHSYVKQVGEVFFCSLSDALTEFISLFPKNKLSAFIVWASMQLRILMSQIIKQVFTPQCALESVLECAQSLREQCNLFCEFGLDLRFQMNSCLRMPIIKTMREHKEKIVDSMKTKVIEDKWTPVNMHTKAGVNKFVLQMENLGLSLVRYVINETWVDLSSSTIWFAQSILTIQNIGLKIVTKDMMDVVDECIYAIFNSRLMCSVGNDTSYAQKNFRFILDTVMPLMLKNYKKEVGYENEKLLDLAKKFGVNIAPPKNITKYTSNEYL